The segment tttgataaagggctagtatccaaaatatataaaaacttataaaGCCCaatacccaaaaacaaataatccagttaagaactaggcagaagacatgaatagatacttgtccaaagaagacatccagatggctaacagacacataagatgctccacatcactcatcatcagagaaatacaagtccgaaaccacaacgagataccacctcacacttgtcagaatggctaaaattaacaccacaagaaacaacagatgttggagaggatgcagagaaagagaaaccctcttgtactgttggtgggaatgcaaagtggtgcagggactctggaaaccagtatgaagtagcctcaaaaagttaaaaatagaactaccctatgatccagaaattgtgCTACCAGGTATTCATTCAAAGAATACAAATACTGATctggaaagatatatgcacctcaaTGTTTGTGGCAGCCTTACCAacatagccaaactatggaaagaacccaaatgcccatcaactgataaatagataaagaagttagtgtgtgtgtgtgtgcgtgtgtgtgtgtgtataatggcatattcctcagccataaaaaggaatgaaatcttgccatttgcactgaCATGGATGGGATTAGAAAGTATTATGCAAAATGAGATAAGTCagttaaagacaaataccatatgatttcactcatatgtggaacttaagaaataaacagataaacataggggaaaagaagaaacagaagcaaaccagaaaacaggcTATTAATTATgcacaacaaactgagggttacgggaggggaggtgtgtggggaATGGTTTCAATGAAGCATGGGTATTAAGGAaagtacttgtgatgagcactaggagTTGTATGTAAGGGAAGGATCACTAGATTcaacacctgaaacaaatattacatggTATCTTAActcaaaggaattttttaattaaaaaaaaaagaggaaacaggttAAAATATGAAGGGAAAGGTTATATAATATCACAGTgtgcaataaaattttatttagaaaaattcaaCATATTCCTACAAAATATGGCcaggaaaaattaataacataCAGAGATGCTTGCTTATTTAATTTTAGGTGGCAGAGAGgccacaaaacaaaatttaaaaaaaatttcccataaaaatgtatatattcttcGTATGAGGAATCATCAGAAATAACATGAACAGCAATCATCAAACTGATGTATGTCTTTTATTACTTAAAAGTCTGTTTCAATTATTCTTCTGTTCCAATTAAAACATATTCCTTTCGTAAGAGTGCAGTTGAGAcaacaaagaagacaaacaatCTTAAATGATATGCCCTAATATTAATAAAGGCACAGTCAACTGGTTATGCTCAAGCATAACTAGTCATAAGTGCTTATGACTAAGTTGATGACTCCCAGAGAAAACTTTacccacagaaaaaaattaacaaaaagtttaaaaaatagcaaaagccATATTCAGAGCATTAAATGCAGCAATTCCCCATCCTAAAAAAACAATCAAGCATGTTCATGGAGATATGAGTTAATCCTTGCAATAATAGGATACAATATGACAGAAGCTTGCAAGACAAACTGTATGCAAAGAAGGTGCACCAAATTCATTGTAATAAGAGATTACAAGTacgttttgctttttttttcaaaatttaattttaactttgttCCAAAATTGAAAAACCCTTTAGTATTTTCCAATTTACTTTTCTACAGTTCATATGCAATATTCTTGTAACTAATTTCAAGTATGGTCGAATTTTCTGTATAATACTTTAAAAGTGATGTTCACTAAAAATATTTAGTCTGTATGAAAATACGAACATTATACTATCAAGTGAAAACTTAGTATTCAAACTTGTATAGGGCAAATGATTCCAATTGTGTCTCAGGAATTATAAGAATATGTATGCATATCAAATTactgagaaaaatataataaaatacaaacagaaggggcgcctgggtggctcagtcggttaagcagccgacttcggctcaggtcacgatctcacggttggtgggttcgagccccacatcaggctctgtgttgacagctcagagcctggagcctgtttcagattctgcccctcccccactcgtgctctgtctccctctgtctcgaaaatgaataaacattaaagaaaaatttaacaataaataaataaataaaaataaaatgcaaacagaagTTGCCCACTGGAGTAGGAAATGTCACCAATAAATGTCATTGCCTcacatcagtttatttttttaatttgtatatggcaaacattgttgaaagaatcAGCCTTATTCAATCAACTGAGACCTAAGAATGGAGCCTAACTTACTAAAACTGCAGGTCATTTAAGTATTGTTCTGGAAAAGCATTTGAATACATTACTGTAAATACAGGAATTGATTTCACATAAGCATTTACTACTGCCATCTTAGTTAATATCTGAGCACGCAACATTAGAACATCgacatttaagataatttttagaaaatttaacttACATTTCAATACGCAGCCATCAGCTTGACTAATAACACGTAGGTTCACGTGCTAACGTGTTGAATTATGCACCTCTTCATATAACTTCTTTACTATTACTTTTCACgatagaaattttggaaaatactgcAACAGCCTTATTCACCAAATAATGAGTCACAGACACTTTTATGAACCAAAGTAAACATCAGGTATTCTCCTCAGAAAGATAAAGACACACCGCTCATTTGTAGAATGTTTCAGGGCATTCTCAGGTCTACAGAGCCAATTGATAGACTCTATTTATTAAGTCTGAATAAATTGGATCTAAGTCAGAAGtactaaatgaaatatatatctaGATTTCTATTATACTATGATTGAACTGGATCCATGATTCTGAAAACTTATAAGCAGATGTTGAgagcatttttttcaaaattgaggagcataaacaatatttataataaGACAAAACTTTTTCAGCATATCTATAATATTGGTtgggaaaaaatatggaaagcttAAACTTATAGGGgatctgtatatttaaaattcccccggggcgcctgggtggctccgtcggttgggcggctgacttcggctcaggtcatgatctcatggtccatgagttcaagccccgcgtcaggctctgtgctgacagctcagagcctggagcctgtttcggattctgtgtctccctctctctgacccttccccgtacatgctctgtctctctctgtctcagaaataaataaacgtttaaaaaaaataataaaaataaaataaaattcccccAATGTAATATAGTGATTACTCAGGCACAAGACCATTGATCTATATCACTCAttgaagaataaattatttcataattctcttttaaaatgtttaaaactaatCACTCTATTTTGAACCTCATTATGGCTCTGTAGACCATATAATTCAGAGGAGATGAATCTCCCATGTTCCAATCAAACTGAATTAATTCTAATATTTATCCccaggaaaataaagacattaaagtGTTTTCGGGAATTATTGGATACTACACAATTTACATTCTGAGATTTTTTTGCTAAGGAAAATACTGTTTCaacattacaatttttattaaagcTATTACTTTGTGGAGAAATTTGCTAATGTCATTGAGAATTTATGTGATATTCCATCATGACTATAGAGTAGTAGGTTTGCCCTGTGAAGGGACCCACTATGTTATTACAGACACTCAGTAATTACAATGAACAGATGCTACACTGCAGTTTTATGAAAGAGATTTCCCTGAATGATTTGCTGCATAGCATGGATCACATGCTTGTTTCTTAAACTGTAGATCAGTGGGTTCAACATTGGGCTCAAGAAAGTATAAAAGACTGCAATTATTTTCGACTCCTCCACAGACTTCTCAGATGGGGTCCTTAAGTACATGCAGAAGAGGGTTCCATAAAATAGGGTGACTGTTGTCAAGTGGGAACCACAAGTAGAAAAGGCCTTGTGCCTGCCTTCAGCAGAACGGATCCTCAAGATGGCTGCAATAATGAGAAGGTAGGAAAGGACAATGATGAAGAGAGAGCTTGACAGAGTCAAGCCAGCGACTACCAACATCGCCATCTTTTTGACATAAGTGTCAGAGCAGGCCAACATTAACAGAGGAGGATCTGCACAGTAGAAATGATTGATTTCAAGGGAGCCACAGAAGGACAAGTGAAAAGTCAGCAGTGTCTGGGAGAGTCCATTAAGGAAGCCATAAATATAGGGGACCATGACTAGAGAGATACAAACATTCTTAGACATTCTGGTATTGTAACGTAAAGGGCTACAAATGGCTACATAGCGATCCAATGCCATTGAAGCCAACATGTAAAGCTCAGTGATCACCAGGGCAATGAAGAGAAGACACTGTGTGAAGCATCCAGCATAGGAGATGGTCTTCTGGTCAGAGAGGAAGTTGTGCAGCATGTTTGGAGTGATATTGGAGGAATAGCAAATGTCCACGAAAGAGAGGTGGctaaggaagaagtacatgggtgtTTGGAGGTGAGAATTGGTCCTGATCAGCATAATCATGCAGAGATTGCCTGCCAGCGTGATCAGGTAGATCACCAGAAACACCCCAAACAGGATCTTCTCCAGGACAGGGTCGTCTGTGAGTCCCAAGAGAATGAATTCTGTCACTGTAGTGTGGTTTAGGGAAGACATTCTCTTATACCTTTTAAActgagagtgacagagaaagtgagaaatTCCATCTGATCCAGAGTCTCCATTTATTCCAtccatttcatcatttattcattgatatATTCATCTACCGGAAAATTTCTCTTCTAACAATACATCAGAACATCTACATAAATATTTAGTACATGTCACTGTACTGTCTTTTTCTCCTATATCTCAAATGccaaacatacacacactttctctgtctcctgtgtatatatattcatatatgcacATTTCATATTAATTATTATCTACTAatgtataatattacatattttatgtatacacatgtTCATACATTTATGCCTTTCTTCCCAGGGAACTCCATATTTGAATTTGGTCAcactttgagaaaaagaaaacccgtGGGATGAAATTCAGCAATGAAAACGTGCAAGaaaggttgcctgggtggctcaatcagttaagcttccaacttcggctcaggtcatgatctcacagttcacaggttcaagcccacatcgggctctgtgctgacagtttggagcctggagcctgctttgaattctgtgtctccctctctgtctgcccttcccccacttgtgctctgtctctctctctcaaaaaataaataaataaactttaaaaaaattaaaaagaaaaaaaagagattaactCAATTTGGGGGACTTagctggctctgtcggttaagcgtctgacttcgtttcaggtcatgatctcacagttcgtgggttcaaaccctgtgtcaggctctgtgcttacagcccagagcctggagcctgctttggattctatttccccgcctgtctctgcccctcctgtgcttgtgctctgtctctcatctctaaaataaataagtagatagatagatagatagatagatagataaaatagatcttttttttaaaataagaaaagatgcaGGTAATTAGCATCATTCAAATGGACAAAAATGAGCTTGCATTTCTAATGTCCCACGAACAATGATACGTTATTGTTTCAGATATAACATGGGAGATAAATCTTTAGTACCATATTTCCTCCTTAAATCTACAGCCGTCTGGCTTGATTTcattcagaaacatttatttatgagatTCATCTCTTGATACTTGGCTAACAGTTTATAGAATAAAGAATTATTTCTGCTCTGTAAATtgacacattcatttattcatttacactGTAAAGGCTGATTTGTTTTTTCCGTCCTAGGTTCTGTGGTTACCACAGTGAACAACACCCCAACCTCATGTTGCATATATTGTAGGAAAATGAACAGATATCAGACACATAGACAAAGAGATATATCATTATGTTAGTTAAAAGCAAgggttatgaagaaaaataaagacggAATGCATTTAGgtgcattttttcctctttattggGATACAAATCTCCACACAAAGAACATAACCTATTTTTAGTAAACAATGTAGAACGTGACCTACCTGGAAAAAGCTGATTTACCATGTTTTGTAAAATCAAGGTGGGAAGATTTATAATGTACTTCTTAAGTATATTCCTtagagtattaaaaaataattctaaaaaagtaattaaaagagTCTTTGTTCCTCACAGGTATAACCTTAAATTGATGCTCTGAGAACTGAATTCTCCTTTGAGGCCAATATCCCTatctaacatatatatacactgcTTAGTTCTGTGCATGAGATCTTTAGCACAATTAGCAAAATTAGCCCTCCGTTTTAATACTATTGGAAGAAGGAAGACAAGGATAGATAggttttgctgtttttaatatGGTAGAGTGGGAATTCCAATTAGAAAGTCTGTTTTTCCCTGTGAACACTAAGGTGACTTCAGCTAGTGAGACTGCAGACTAAGAAGGTACTATAGGTGAGGGATTTGAGGAGCACAAAGACCAGGAAAACTGCAGACTAGAAAAAATACTCACCTCAAGTAATTCTGACAAAGGATCTATGTCCAGAATAAGTGCATATCCTCCATAACTAAGGGATGAAAATATAACCAGCCCAGTAAAAAAGAATCTGAAGTGAACAGGCTCTTCATAAAAGATATCTGAACAGCCAATacctgcagggaaaaaaaatgtcgACCACTAGAATTGtcaagaaaagcaaattataacTACATCTGGATGCTTCTTCACACCCATCTCAAGAGCAAGAATTAATACAGATTgagaataaacagacaaaaatgacaATGCGAAATAACGTAACTCTCCTAATACATCACTTGAGGGAATATAAAGTCATTCAGTGACTTTGGAAAATGGGTCTACCTCCTAAAATTTCTCATAGACTTACAGTTTCTTACTAACCTGTGACGAAACAAGTATTaagtatttattcaagaaaatagaTGACACTTATCCACAAAGAAACTCAAACATATATTAGCAGACGCATAGACGAACAATTTGTGGTATGTCCAGATgtggacacaaaatgaacaaaactttttaaaaatttggaagagaaaggagacaagtTTTATTTGAGCCCAAGGTGGGACAGATGCCCAAGATACACAGTCTTCAGAAAGAAGAGAGTGCTCGGGGGGGaaccccatatatatatatatatatatatatatatatatatatatataaaacgtaAGGAGTTACAAATTACCATGATGAAGGGCATTCCAGAAAGTTACAAACCTAATCTTATGTTTTTAGTATGTGCATGGCTGCATGACTTTAATCTTAGGGGAATCAGGaaggttttgctttttgttttgttttgttttgtttctttatgtttgggATGCATCTTCTTcgtgatttctttatttttatttttttaatgaagcagaTAGATGTGTGCTCGGGGGAGAAACAACCCATGCTTTGAGCCTTTGCGGACTCACTTGGACCttggtaaattttaattttttttggtgtttatttatttttgagacagagagagacagagtgtgagtgggggaggagcagagagagagggagccacaaaatctgaaaaaggctccaggctctgagctgtcagcacagagcccaatgcggggctcgatctcactaaccatgagatcatgacctgagctgaagtaggatgcttaccaactgagccacccaggcaccacaggaccttggtaaattttaaataataagtttCCTGGTAGCCCAGGAGCAGGGCCCCCAATGTTATTGAAAATCTCCTTTGttacatataatgaaaataaaaaaaaacctgagtaaTGCAACTTAAATAAATCCCGAAAACATACTACAGAAAACGACCAACTTCCTAAAAGCAGGGGAATGGCCTCTCCCAAACCTGTTTCTCCATAAAATCAATGAGAACACTGGCAGAGTGGTCAAATCAACTTCTTCGGACTTTTGGAAAGTAACCAAAGCCTTGCAATAAACCTAGGATTgcttattcaaataaaaatggcagAATCTGGTAAGAAGGTTGACCTCTGTGGTGTTTTTATGTGCCCCGTTCCCATTCCCCATCCTCAGCAGCTTTGAAAACATGCAATCGTGATTGCATGGCTGCATGCACTGCCAAAATACAATCAAAATTTCTATCTTTCATTGTGAGTATATGTACCTCCATAAATTTGATTTAAAGGTCACTTTTATTTCCACAGGGTCAAGCAGATGAAGTTATTCACTAGATGCTTAATACtgacaaaatatttattactaaTAAAGTGTAACAGCAAAGGTATGATGTGATCGGGCCTCTTTCCAGCCTTAAACTAATGCAGTTCAAGAGCAACCGTTTCCTTcccctcaaaaaatttttaagaaacacttCAAGGATGGAATCCAGAAAGCTATGTGGAtaatcttttttcccttctcttttcttggttCCCAGTTTCAGAGACCTTGGTTTTAAAAACATGAGAAGATGAAAGACAAGCAGCTAAGGAGAAGTGGTTAGATGAAGAATTTTAAGTAGTAAATGGGAGTGGTCAAAGGAAATATACGAGAGTTCTCTCCACGAATCTTCATCAGCCTTATGCAGTATTATGTGCTGGGCACCATGGCCTCTGACAGGTACATGGCCATCTGCCATCCCCTACACTACAACAGCAGAATGTCCAGGCCCCTTTGCATCTGCCTTGTCACTGCCCCCTACCTCTGGGTACTATGGTGGGCACAATGCAGATACTATTGACCTCCTGCTTATACTTTTATGGACACAACTTCATCAACCCTTTCTATGTGCTGACCCACCCCTCCTGATGCTGACAGGATCATACACTTACAGAAAGCAGACTGCTCTGTTTGAGTGTGGGGATTAACCTCACCTTTCCATCCTTATATCCTACTTATCATCCTTATCTCCTAAATTTTCGTTTTCACCACCATCATGAGGATACCTTCCAGCAAAGGCCAGTGCAAAGCCTTCTCCACCCATGGCTCCCACCTGATCGCTGTCGCCATGTTTTTGGGGTCCCTATTCTGTATGTATCTGAGAACAGCCCCTGAGCAGTCTGTTGAACAGGGAAAATTGTGGCAGTGGTTTGTATCTTTGTGAGTCTCATGCTGAATCTATTtatctacagcctgaggaacaaagatgtgaagcaggcttTGAGAACAGGGTTTTGGAGGAGCTTTGGCCCAATGGAGAAAAGGTGTATTTTGACAGTCTcccaatgaaaaaaacaaaaacgtgtcaaaacaatgaaaaagcaaCCCCGGTTGGTTGTACCTGAGTGCAATTCTCTGGAGTAACACTAACAGGGATTATATATGCACAGCTTCTGGCCAGGTGAGAATCCTAATGGCAGCCATGAGAAGGACAGTTGTTTGGAGATGATGACAGGTGGGAAACACAGCAGCGGAAGTCAGCTGCTTATAATTAAGCAGGGTCCCCTGTTTAGTCTCACTCAAGAACTCCCTTCGCCTTGATCAGTCTGCAGACAAGTCCTTCCTTTCAGCTCATAGGTCCACAATATTGACCATCACTGAGCTATTCTTAGTAGCAAAGTGCAGGGCTTTGCAGTATGTTTCCTGAATATGCAAATAATTTACATTCACTTGATATACTACATAGTTTCCTTTAATGAAAGCTGATTATCTTCTCAAAAAAGGCTGAAAACTCTAATTCTGCATATTTGTTTCAATACGTTCGTTTTTGGTACATTCTTATGTCTACTTATCCAGAGTAGAAAACCATctgtgctttattattttcacaaAGAATCTGATAGTTGACACATTTGTTTCAATAGTTTT is part of the Felis catus isolate Fca126 chromosome D1, F.catus_Fca126_mat1.0, whole genome shotgun sequence genome and harbors:
- the LOC101086382 gene encoding olfactory receptor 5M10-like → MSSLNHTTVTEFILLGLTDDPVLEKILFGVFLVIYLITLAGNLCMIMLIRTNSHLQTPMYFFLSHLSFVDICYSSNITPNMLHNFLSDQKTISYAGCFTQCLLFIALVITELYMLASMALDRYVAICSPLRYNTRMSKNVCISLVMVPYIYGFLNGLSQTLLTFHLSFCGSLEINHFYCADPPLLMLACSDTYVKKMAMLVVAGLTLSSSLFIIVLSYLLIIAAILRIRSAEGRHKAFSTCGSHLTTVTLFYGTLFCMYLRTPSEKSVEESKIIAVFYTFLSPMLNPLIYSLRNKHVIHAMQQIIQGNLFHKTAV